The genome window GCCAGTACAGATCCCGGGCTTCGGGAGAAAAAGCGTTATAGATACGGCTGGCGGGGAGAAAATGCCCGCCTTCCTCAAACGCATCACAATCACGGCCGCAGTCAGCGTTGGGCCAGACAGATACCATGAGATGGACATTCAGGTTATGCAGTTCTTCTGTCAGCTGAACGATGTCAGGAAACCGGTCGGGATCAGGGGTTTTGTCTCCCCAGCATCCATCCTGCCAGGTCATCCAGTCCTGAACGATACAGTCCAGTCCCAGTCCGCGTTTACGGAACTCCCGGGAAACGGAAACCAGTTCCGCGGCGCTCTGATACCGCTCTTTGGACTGGATATACCCGAAAACCCAGCGGGGCGGCAGTGCGGGCAGACCGGTACAGGCAGAGAGCATGCGCAGGATATCAGCACAGTCCTGTCCGCGGAACAGGAGATAAGAGACCCGGTTGACGGCGTCCAGCTCAAGGGTAAAGGAGTGTCCGTCTCCGCGGTATTTCATGGCACAGCCGGCTTCAACCAGAAGTCCCCAGCCATCGCTGCACAGAAGAAACGGGATTGGGATCTTCATGTTGTGCTGGTAAAGCCATTCTGATTTACCGGCATAGTCAAAGATCCCGTCCTCATGAGCCCCGAGCCCGGTCAGGACAGGAGAACCCGGGAAGGAAAAACGAAGCACGGCCGACCAGCATTCACCGGCCGGAGTACGGCTTTCCGTGTCAAAAGAAACAGCTTCCCCATTGGCAGTCTGAAGGACAGAACGGACTTCATTATTCCCTGAAAGGCGCCAGACCTGACGCCGGGTGAAAACACATCCGGTCTGGGTCAGGTATTCTCCCGCCTGATCCTGAAAAGAAATAGGATGAAAGGGAACGTCATCAGCGGGGGTCAGGACGATCCGGGTGATCTCCGGGGATAATTCAGTTCGCTGCATTCGGGAAGATTCCTTTCCGCTTGTTAATTTCAATCTGAATCCTATTGGAGGGTTCGGGATATTTTTAGCCTAAAGAAGCGGTTTTATTATCTGCAATTGATGAAATCGTAGGAAGATTATCTTCCGAGTTTTCTTACCAACAGGTGCCTTGACAAACTGGAATAGACCGAGCTCTTCAGAGCGAGGAATACGAGCAACAAGCATAGTGGTTGCGAGACTGTCACCCTGCAAACTGGAATCCGTCACTGCTTTAACATTGCACTGCCCTTTATATGATCAATATTCGTAGGATTGATTTACTTTCCTGAGCGCAGCTGCATAATCGCAGCCTTTTTCTTTCACATCTTCCGGATTTATCGGATAATGTACATTGTAAAGAACCCCTTTGCCTCCGAATATATCCTCCATATAATCCTTTTCTATATGCCCGCCTACGACTTCAAGGCAAATCATAACATGATCATCACCCGGTACAATTTCTTTCTCCCACAAATATTGGCACTCAAGGTTCATGAAGCATTCAGCGACCATCGGTGCTTCTATCCATGAAGCTTTCTCCACGGTAAGCCCTGATGAAGTTATCTCATCTGTTTCGAACTGATTGTTCTGTATCGTCTGCATGCAGGCTTTGTATAAATCAGAAGACATGAAATTCAGCACTGCTGCCTTCTTTTCGTTCAGGCTTTGGTAAAGATGTCCACACTTATTCACGCTGCATAGAATCACGTAGTACCCGCCTCCATGATTCGCACTCGTAAACCCTGCCCATGACTGCATCGTAGCATTTGGCTTTCCATTAGATTTATAGGTTG of Aristaeella lactis contains these proteins:
- a CDS encoding flavin reductase family protein, which produces MKYEYKEMPESMKGTYGEFAKNFGFDWKEFIMGIPTPMFLVTTYKSNGKPNATMQSWAGFTSANHGGGYYVILCSVNKCGHLYQSLNEKKAAVLNFMSSDLYKACMQTIQNNQFETDEITSSGLTVEKASWIEAPMVAECFMNLECQYLWEKEIVPGDDHVMICLEVVGGHIEKDYMEDIFGGKGVLYNVHYPINPEDVKEKGCDYAAALRKVNQSYEY